The sequence ttcttttttttccgcgtCACGGGATAAAGAGGGAGGCGACCTCGCCTGGCCTGCCAACGCaccagtgtgtgtgtgtgtgtgtatgtgtgccaGCTGTACACTCCTGCGTGCATCGCAGGTAGTGCGTCAGAGGCGGGGCACGCGATGATGACTCGTCGAATATACTcaagcggaggaggtgcagagCGCCGTGACAGGTGCCGCAAAAGAAGGGGAGAGTGGAGAAAAGGGCAACATGACATGCACAAGCGCACGATGAGTGCGCATCGCACCACACCTGAGCACTAGGGCATCCCCCCAGCCCCGTGGCGAGCTACCCCACGGGGGGCACAGACGTGAATGGGGGACGCTGTTCGCTCTCGCCCTTCGGCACCCCTCGCTGCTGAGTTTCCGCAGTGCCTCTCCTCGACCTCCGTCCCATCAGTATCCGCAACTCGCGTCTCCCGACTCACCGGCGTCCCGTTCCTGTGTGCCTTTGTTTCCTCTACGCGTTCCGCGTGCCCTCACacgtggcggcgcacacaTTCTTCAGCACCGTGCCGCAGAGCAGCTTcatccgctgcgcctgcttcgcctccgcctctgaTACCGCTCGGGTGTAGGGAAGGTATTGGTTGTACAGAAACACGTCCCGCACCGTGCTCAGCGTCGTCGTTTCGAAGCAGCGTAGATAGAGTGGGGAAACACTCTCTACATTGTAGCCCAGCAAGTGGAGCGCTTCGGCTAGCCCATCGCCATaggcagccgcggccgccatTCTGGCCTCGTGAGAAGATGGCCCGTGTACCGGAGAGAACGCGGACACCATCGAGCcgacaccaccgctgcccgaTGTGGGCAGCAGGAGTGACGGGTGACAGTAACGGTTCGCGCTGGCCATCATGgttgtgctgctgttgccctCTCCCGGGTAGATGCCGTCTAGCGCCCCCTGCGCGGTCCCAGACCCACCTACACGTGATCCGCCCCCCACGACCCCGTTTACCACGCCACCGGAGGACAACgtcgctcctcctgcagtaGCGGCGCCAAACAGACCGGAGCTAGATGCGGTTGCGCCGCCGACAGCGTCGATGCCGCCTCCACTGACGCCAGCGGGattggcggtgctgccgcagaaCAGCGTGCGGCGACACCCGCTCAGCGCCTCAAAGGACATGTCCtccaggtgcagcagcggcagcagcatcagccgCCCACCAAGCGGGGCACCGCGgtcaccagcagcagcccctgCAGTCACGGCTCCTCCACCAGCTCTCGCAACTACTCGACCAGCAGCTGGCAATACTcttcgctgcggcgccacatGCTCATCAATCCACTGAGCAGCCGTCTCGTCCGTCGGGATGGCAGCGAccccctcgccttcctcttcGCCCGCGCCTTCGATGGCGCCTACCACGGACGACGTCCGCGTGACTATCGTCATGGCAGACGCGTTGCTGCCCTTGTCGTTGCCGTCCCGCTTCTCATCCATGGATCGGCGCCGCGTGAGGAGCTGCTCCACAACTGCGGCCATCTCCTCTTGCGAGGCGACGGCAGAAGGATCGACAAAGGGGTCCATCAGCATCGTGGCCGCAGAGGGGCGCAGCTCCTTGTCCTTGGTGAGCAGGCGGCGGATGAACATGTTCATCTGCGGCGACCAGCGCTCCTTGGCCTGCAAGGTTGGCGGATCGTTGAGAGGGATGAAAAAGACGGCGCGGGCAATGTGCATGCCAAGGTACGGCGGCTGCCCCTCTGCCAACTCGATCGTGGTAATCCCCAAAGACCACATGTCGGCGCGGCTGTCGTAGTCCTTCTCCATGAGGGCCTCCGGCGCCATCCAGAGCGCCGTGCCGATGAAGGAGTTGCGCCGCGACAACGTGTGCTTGAGCTCCGTGCTAACGCCAAAGTCCGCCAGCTTCACCTGGCCGTTTTTGGTGAGCAGCAAGTTGCTGCCCTTAATATCGCGATGGATGACGTGACGCTCGTGCAGGTAGCGCAGGCCGAGCAGGGTCTGGCGGCACACGTACGCGATGAGCGGCTCCGAgagcgggcggcgcagcagatcgTATGCCGTGTCCACGGAGCCGCCCTCGCAGTATTCCATGACGATCCACAGGACCCCCATCGAGTAGTACGTGCCATAGAAGCGTACGATGTTTGGGTGGTCGCACACCTGCAGGATCTCCACCTCCTTTACAATGGTGTCCAGGTCCTCCTTGTCCGTGTCGCTGAGCGGGACCTGCTTGATAGCAACGATGTCGTCAGTGGCGCGGTTGCGGGCCTTGAGAACGACACCAAAGTTGCCGATGCCAACGCTTTCCATAATATCGAACAGTTCCTTGGGATCATCCTCGCGCACGTGGATGCGATCGAGTGCCGATGGCTTCATCATTGTGGCATTCAATAgctggcgtgcgtgtgtgtctgtgtgtgtgtatgtgtgtggtcAGTCTTAGtaggcggggggaggggagcagaGAAAACAGAGCGAATGAACGGTGTCCAGCGGCTTCATGTATGTGCGCAGCGAGAGAGTCCGTCAGCCCACGtgtggagaagggggggtAGTGGGGAGGTGCAGACAGGCCTTGTCTTACCCCCTGCCCTGTTATCAACACcacctcacacacacacacacacgcacacacaacaagcgtctccctctccccctctgtaCGACCCTGTACACACCCTCTTGCACCGGGAAGATGCGGATATGGAGTACGTCGGGTTCACCGCCTCTGAGGCAGTAACTGCGCAGAGGCGGTACCGGGATGGGTCGTGGATggtggcgaagaaggcgacgaGGTTGAGAAACAGAAGTAGATAAAGGTcggagcgagagaaaggggtGACAGCGATCCTGTCTCCTGTCAGGCGGCACAAcgccatgtgtgtgtgtgtgtaacgCAGCCCGTCACTGGTCGGCCCTAGCCTTCTCCCTCCGGCGAGAAGTGGTCCACGCTTTCGCTGACGAGGGCCTCGGCGcttgtctctctccgtgcgtggtgatgatggtgatggtggtggttaCTCGGCGCGTGCGACTCTGTGGGTGCATCGGTGTTTGATGGCTAATCATCGAGTCAGGACGGCTCGAGGACGAACGTAATGTGGGCAGAGCGCTGCAGATGACGGATGTGATACCTCAGGCTCCAGCGAGGGAACCATGTGGCAGCAATATCCGCAAGAGCGCCCCGCACCCCTCACCGGGCGTGGCAGAAGCGGAAGGACGCCGAAGAGGCACGGTGGTACGACGAAGGGTCTGGCATCCCTGTCACCTTCCACGCCGCTTCGTGTGGGGACGCCCCCCCCAcgtgcgtcgctgtcgctgacCGGCACATCCGCTAGCATCGGTTGGCATCAGTAAGtagagggggaaggggccgATGGGGATGGCTTGACAGGCTCACCACAACCCGCCTCACCTGTGTGCGACGGAGGGAGGCCGAGCCCTGTGGTGAAGGCCGTCACGGCAACGAACACAACCCCAGCCAAAACCAGTAAAGGGAGCACCACCGTACCGAAAGAAAAACGACAACAAGCGATCCGCCACCAGTGGCGCGGCTCCGGGCGACACGGCGGTGGGGACAGCAACGCAGAACAACAACGTTgcgagaggggagaagcACGCGGAAGATGCACAAGAGAAGTGGATAGGGATAACTGAAGGAAGGGCAGGCACAACTCGCCCGTGAGCTGCTCTGTTCTTcattgggggggggggtcacCGCATAGAGCGGATGCACACGGGCGCGTGGGCATCGGGATGCCGCGGCACGTGCATCTTCCGCCAGCGTGCCTCACGGCCAGCGCCAccttcttcccttcctcctgctccgcttGGTTCCTCCCTTCGCTTCCCTCTCTGCTGTGTGTTGCTTAGTCGACAGAGAGTTTTTAAGGGAGCTACGCGCTGGTGCAGGCACGCATGCGCCAACATCTCGCTCTTACACCTTATCTGCCTTGGCCCTCTTTGCGGCTtgctccaccccctcctccgcgagTGGGCTGGCTGTCTCTGCGTGAGCTCCTCccggctcttcctcttggCCGGGCCACGAGGCGAGCAGGTTTTCCCAGAAGGCTGGCGGCAGTGTAAAGCTGACGCACATCATTCGCTTCGTCGGCGCGACGTCCCGCACCATGAGCGTCTCCTCGATATTCTCCGGTGGGAGAGTGTAGCCGAGGTTCACCTCCACTTGCCGcacggcgtcggcgatgagGTCTTCGGCGGCTGAGAAGCAGTACACGTGGAAGAGGGTGCGGCGGTCGATGGCGTTGGGATCGACGTGGGCCGGCAAGTCATTCCACCGTGCGttcaccaccgctgcggtaGACGCGTTGCACCGCTTCCCGCTAGCGGGAGCATAGGTACTCGAGGGTGGCTGGAACACGTCGAGGAACTCGACTGCAATGGCTGGCAGGTTCATGGTcacgtggcggcggccggtgcagcggtgtCCTGGGAacgacgcagctgccgccctgGTAACGCTGTCAAAGAGCACCGAGTTCAGAAAGTCGCGCCCGTCCATGTTGAACACATGGAGGGAGTTGGCGGGCAGGTGGTTAAGCTCCGCGTTCACCTTCATGTACTGCGCTGCCACCGGGTTGAGGTCGTTGGCGAAAACCTGCACGCCCTTCTTTGCTGCAGGCACGGCAAACGGGCCCACGCCGGCCATAACGTCGAACAGCATGTCCCCGGGCCTCATCCGATCCACCAGCCGCGTGTGCTCAAAGCTCAGGCGCGAGTTCCAGTAGACGCGATTGTACGGCACGCGAAAGCTGCAGCCATGCTGGCGAACCGTTGCCGTCAGCAGCCGATGGATTCGTGCCTCGGCAAGGGAGTAGGTGGGCGACAATGCCTCCAGCGCAATCACctgcctctctgccgccgtcagcgagcCCTCAGCCTCAGCAGAGTCATCGAGGTCGGCACCCGCTACACTATTTCCGTCAACGCCATCCGTACGACGGCGCAGCCCAATGACGTCCATTTTGAATTCACGAAAGACGCTGCTGATCGCGTCCACCTTATTCACCACCACGCTCACTGTCTCGTTGCAG is a genomic window of Leishmania mexicana MHOM/GT/2001/U1103 complete genome, chromosome 16 containing:
- a CDS encoding putative protein kinase, yielding MMKPSALDRIHVREDDPKELFDIMESVGIGNFGVVLKARNRATDDIVAIKQVPLSDTDKEDLDTIVKEVEILQVCDHPNIVRFYGTYYSMGVLWIVMEYCEGGSVDTAYDLLRRPLSEPLIAYVCRQTLLGLRYLHERHVIHRDIKGSNLLLTKNGQVKLADFGVSTELKHTLSRRNSFIGTALWMAPEALMEKDYDSRADMWSLGITTIELAEGQPPYLGMHIARAVFFIPLNDPPTLQAKERWSPQMNMFIRRLLTKDKELRPSAATMLMDPFVDPSAVASQEEMAAVVEQLLTRRRSMDEKRDGNDKGSNASAMTIVTRTSSVVGAIEGAGEEEGEGVAAIPTDETAAQWIDEHVAPQRRVLPAAGRVVARAGGGAVTAGAAAGDRGAPLGGRLMLLPLLHLEDMSFEALSGCRRTLFCGSTANPAGVSGGGIDAVGGATASSSGLFGAATAGGATLSSGGVVNGVVGGGSRVGGSGTAQGALDGIYPGEGNSSTTMMASANRYCHPSLLLPTSGSGGVGSMVSAFSPVHGPSSHEARMAAAAAYGDGLAEALHLLGYNVESVSPLYLRCFETTTLSTVRDVFLYNQYLPYTRAVSEAEAKQAQRMKLLCGTVLKNVCAATCEGTRNA